CACGCATTCTGTTGATtaccagagtgaccagaaataccgatttatctgtattcctaccgattcacaaaaaaaaacactctaaacctaccgatttttcgttTATCGACGTTATTTTTAAGTACTTGCGAcggtttttgacgtttcgagCGAGGGCTTTTGAAGGGTGGCCGCCCTGTCCTGCGGGCAGAGTGACTCCTCCTTGGTGCTCCTGTCGAAAtctgccaaaataatctggccacactgttgACTAGCACCGACGAGTTGTATTCGTAAGTGTTCCTCCTCCGGAGCTGTGAGGGGGGTCTTTTTCGGGCGAATTTGTAACCTTTTTCGCGAATTTGTACCACTCGCATCCGTACATCGAACCCCCGCTGGGGCCGCGGAGGGTAGCGGAATTAGCATTgcaaaaacacagcaaaacctGGGACTGACTAGTGCAAGTGCAAGTGGTGCTACCTTAATTCGATTAGTTTGTCGATTTTTCCACCGTGTGCTGTACCGCAGAGAGTGGGGACCAGTTTCATGAATGAACCAAGTGTGAAAAGTACGTTTTGCGGCCGGAAAAGTGTGGTCCACGCGTTCGTGAAGGTTCCATTGTTTGGCTGTTTACTGTCGGTGCCGTTCAAAACACGGGAGaaaagtgtgtgttgttgcgAGGCCTTGTTTTGCATCCTGTGTGCCATCTCCCTTCTCCTTTGGCTGCCCTCGCATCTAGGAGCCGTTTTACTACTACGCCGATTTTACGCTAGCCCCGTCGCACACAGCCCCACACACAGCATCATCGTCAGTCGTGTTTGTGGTGCGATAGCGCACGCTGCGTGTTGATCGAGGCCGAGCGCGGGTCCGCGTTTTGGAAACTGTGTCAAACCCCGAGCGCTCTGTAAGAAAAACATTACAGCACGTCGCAATAACTGCAAGCCACGGTTGAAGAAGGGTCAGGCCGTGAAGGCGAAGGCCATCTCGCAGgctcgcacacactcacacaccaacacaccaacacactctCTATCGAAGGATTAAGGGTTGGAAAGTCTAATCCAAGGCCTGCTTGTTGAactgtgtttgttgttgagaCATGCGTTGCATTCCCTCGCTCCCCTCACTccgtgctgctgccactgGTGCAGTGCGATAAACTACATAAATTAtataatttgttgttttgtttgctcgtCTCTCTTTTGGGTGTAAATCAGGTTGACGGCGGCCCCAAGTACCCACCTAAAGGCCTGCGTGAACGTGGCATTTAACGGCCGAGAAGAAGCAGTGGCGCTCATCGCCGGGGGAAAATCGTTGACTTTTACCGCAACCGGCCAGGAGCACGCAGCAACATGATCAACCCGGTGGAAGCCCTTGCGAGTGCGAGCGGTGCATCGGTACCCGCCATTCGGCTCATTCTTTCCGTTCTCTTTggtaagcttttttttttatttttcggtgCATAAGACACGTGTGCGTatcgcccacacacacacgcgcgtagcAGATACGCAACAACATTGCTAATTCACCATCATGTGTGCAAGAGAAGACGGCCTCTGTCCGCGTTACGAAAAGCCCCTCATTCGATAAGCCGTGATATAACTgcgggctggctggctggctggccaCACTTGCAACATAGCGCACGCGGCAACATTACGGGTGGGGTGGCGAATCCCACAAATTGCATGCACACACCACAAGGGCCTTTCGCCATTTCGCGCAATGATGGAgtgtgtggtggtgctggtgaggGAAGAAAGCAGGTGGTGGCCTCCACCGGTCTATCGATTGAATGTAGTGGGCCGGCCCCACGCGGAACGAGGAGacgttggggggggggggggggggggggtgggcaTATATTTTTAGCCGTTTTATATTTAACGTCTGCTAacatttatgttttctttctcgCTTTTCACTCTGCACTTTCCTTCGCGCGCGCgggaatgaacaaaaaaacgctccaccaccaacgaccacgccgctgccgccgccaatGAATCCCTACAAtcatgttgatgatgatgattgcgtTGTGcctccgcacacacacacacaacagcctACCCGATCGGGTCGGTCTATCGACAGCTCAAGGGTGGCGCGACGCAGCGCAATCTCTACATTGCCTTCACCGGCCTATCGATCGTGGCGTTCAACTATGGCACCGACATCTACCACAGCCTGCTGGCCGTTGCGGTTAGCTTCCTGTGCAACACCTTCCTGGGCACGAGCAGGCTGCTGGTGCCGGTGAGCTTCACCTACCATATGGGGTACTTATTAATTGGTATGTAGCGatcaaaaaatcatccaaTTTCTCTTGTGCATGTGCTAACAATATTCCCCCTTTTTGCACAGGCTATTATTACACGACGAGCGATACGTACGACATCAAATGGACCATGCCGCACTGCGTGCTCGTGCTGCGGCTGATCGGGCTCGCGTTCGACCTGTCCGACAGCAGGAAGAAGGAGGCGGACGGCAAACCGGACGCCAAGTGCATTCCCGCCCCGTCGCTGCTCGAGCTGATTGCATTTACCTACTTCCCGGCCACCGTGCTCGTGGGGCCCCAGTTTAGCTTCCTGCGCTATCAGCGCTTCATTGCCGGTGCGTACGAGTCGCACACGCAGAACGCGCCGGCCTACGCGACGAAGAAGTTCCTGCAGGGCGTGTTCTATCTGGTGGTGAACCAGGTCGGCACGCAGTACGTCTCCGACGCGTACCTGATGTCGAGCGAGTTCGAGCAGGAGTCGCTCTTCATGAAGCACATCTATCTCGGGTGCTGGGGACGCATTACGCTGTACAAGTACATCTCGATTTGGCTGCTGGCGGAGGGTGCCGCCGTCATTTACGGTGAGTGTTGGGCATGGGGAGATAATTCAATTAGCCGGTGGATGCTAATCGCACCTCGTCACAGGTCTCACGTACATCGATGCAAAGCCGGGCGATCGGGAGTACTGCTCGGACGAGCTGTCCGGCTGCAGCAACATCCGGGTGGGCGTGTTCGAAAACACCAGCAAGTACGGCCACTACGTCGAGTCGTTCAACGTGCAGACGAACACGTGGGTCGCCAACTACGTGTACAAGCGCTTGCGCTTCCTGAACAACCGCATGCTGTCGCACCTGGGCGCACTGTTCTTCCTCGCGATCTGGCACGGTTTCCACAGCGGCTACTACATTACATTCCTGCTCGAGTTCATGGTCATCCGGATGGAGAAGGAGGTATTTTAGGCTTTGGTGGTCGGTGGAGAAAAGTGCCGTTTTTTTCATTACCTCCCCCATTTTCCCTTCTTT
This genomic interval from Anopheles merus strain MAF chromosome 3L, AmerM5.1, whole genome shotgun sequence contains the following:
- the LOC121600189 gene encoding lysophospholipid acyltransferase 5 isoform X1, whose product is MINPVEALASASGASVPAIRLILSVLFAYPIGSVYRQLKGGATQRNLYIAFTGLSIVAFNYGTDIYHSLLAVAVSFLCNTFLGTSRLLVPVSFTYHMGYLLIGYYYTTSDTYDIKWTMPHCVLVLRLIGLAFDLSDSRKKEADGKPDAKCIPAPSLLELIAFTYFPATVLVGPQFSFLRYQRFIAGAYESHTQNAPAYATKKFLQGVFYLVVNQVGTQYVSDAYLMSSEFEQESLFMKHIYLGCWGRITLYKYISIWLLAEGAAVIYGLTYIDAKPGDREYCSDELSGCSNIRVGVFENTSKYGHYVESFNVQTNTWVANYVYKRLRFLNNRMLSHLGALFFLAIWHGFHSGYYITFLLEFMVIRMEKEVEPIFAKNEKLQQLLQQQPLLRALVFVALKYYTIVWAGWCLVPFVFLSFHKWWHIYTVVRFSGFILFISGNIFLAPILRAVLPRSSSTARAKTEAAPAGAPAATAEVKKDN
- the LOC121600189 gene encoding lysophospholipid acyltransferase 5 isoform X2, with the protein product MINPVEALASASGASVPAIRLILSVLFAYPIGSVYRQLKGGATQRNLYIAFTGLSIVAFNYGTDIYHSLLAVAVSFLCNTFLGTSRLLVPVSFTYHMGYLLIGYYYTTSDTYDIKWTMPHCVLVLRLIGLAFDLSDSRKKEADGKPDAKCIPAPSLLELIAFTYFPATVLVGPQFSFLRYQRFIAGAYESHTQNAPAYATKKFLQGVFYLVVNQVGTQYVSDAYLMSSEFEQESLFMKHIYLGCWGRITLYKYISIWLLAEGAAVIYGLTYIDAKPGDREYCSDELSGCSNIRVGVFENTSKYGHYVESFNVQTNTWVANYVYKRLRFLNNRMLSHLGALFFLAIWHGFHSGYYITFLLEFMVIRMEKEVEPIFAKNEKLQQLLQQQPLLRALVFVALKYYTIVWAGWCLVPFVFLSFHKWWHIYTVVRFSGFILFISGNIFLAPILRAVLPRSSSTARAKTEAAPAGAPAATAEVKKDN